The sequence below is a genomic window from Acidobacteriota bacterium.
GCCCCGACAGTTGCAGCCTGGCCATCTCGCTCGAGCGCGGGCAGATCACGAAGATCGACCACTCGCCGCGTTACGCCGGCACGAACGGCTTCATCTGCAGCAAGGTCCGCCGCTTCGACCGGCGCATCTACGGCGAGGAACGCCTGCTTCATCCGGGCTCCCGGCGCGGGGCGAAGGGCGAAGCGAGCTTCAACCGGATCACCTGGGATCAGGCCCTCGAGACCATCGCCGGACGCATGCGGGCGATCCGCGACAAGTTCGGCGCCGAAGCGATCCTGCCGTTGTCCTACGGCGGCTCGAACGGCCTGTTGTCGCAGGATACGAACGATGCCCGCCTGTTCCGCGCCTTCGGGACCTCGCGGCTCGCGCGCAACGTGTGCGCCGCGCCGACGACCACCGTGACCGGCGCCCTCTACGGCCGCATGGCGGGCGTGGCCTACGAGGACTACCGCCACGCGCGACTCATCGTCATCTGGGGCGCCAACCCTTCCACCTCCGGGTTCCACCTGGTGCCCCACGTCCGGCAGGCGGCGCGCGACGGGGCGACCGTCGTGGTCATCGATCCGCGCCGGACGCCGCTTGCCAAGCGCGCGGACATCCACCTCGCGGCGCGGCCGGGGACGGACGTGGCCATCGCGCTGGCGATTCACCGGTTCCTCTTCGAGCACGGCTTCGCGGACGAGCAGTTCCTCTCGGCGTGGACGCACCACGCGGACGAGCTCCGGCAACGTGCGTCCGAATGGACGTTCGAGCGCGCCGCCGCCGTCGCCGAGGTGGACCCCGACCTGCTCGAGAAGGTCGCGGAGCTCTACGCGGAGACCTCTCCCGCCGTCATCCGCTGCGGATGGGGCCTGGAGCGCAACCGCAACGGCGGCAACGCGGCTCTCGCGGTGCTGGCCCTGCCCGCGGTCGGTGGCAAGTTCGGCGTCCGCGGCGGGGGGTACTCGATGAGCAGCTCGCGGGCCATGCCGTTGTCCGAGGAGGCCTGGATCGAGACCGGCGAGCCCGACACGCGCCTCGTCAACATGAACCAGCTCGGCCGTGCGCTGACGGAGTCCGACGACCCTCCGGTCAAGATGCTGTTCGTCTACAACTGCAACCCGCTGGCCACGATGCCGGCGCAGAACCGGGTGCTGGCCGGCCTGAAGCGGGACGATCTGTTCACGGTGGTCTTCGACCAGGTGATGACCGACACCGCGCGCTGGGCCGACGTCATCCTGCCGGCGACGACGTTTCTCGAGCAGTACGATCTGGCCCTCGGCTACGGGCACGGCGCGGTGCAGCTCGTCCAGCCGGTGATCGAGCCCGTCGGCGAGTCGCGCCCCAACGTGGAGGTTTTCGCGGAGCTGGCGGCGCGGCTCGGAATCGAGATCGGCGAGCTTCTGCAGAGCGACACCGGCACGCTGATGCACGTGGCCGGGGCGCTGCCGGACAACGCCGGCGAGGAGCTCCTGAGCCGCGGCATCACGCGCGGCGGGTCGCCTGCCGCCCCGGTGCAGTTCGTCGATGTCTTTCCGCGGACGCCGGACGGGCGGATCGACCTGCTGCCGGCCGTTCTGGAGCGTTCCGCCCCGCTCGGCCTATACCGCTTCCGCCCGGAGCCGGCCCCCGACCGCTACCCGTTGGCCCTCATCTCCCCCGCCACCGACAAGACCGTCTCGTCGACGCTCGGCGAGTTGCGTACGCGGCAGGCCCGGCTGCAGATACACCCGCGCGACGCCGACGCACGCGACCTGTCCACCGGGGACGTGGCGCGGGTCTTCAACGACGAGGGCGAGATGCACTGCGCGGTCACCGTGGACCCGGACGTGAAGCCGGGCGTGGTCAGCCTGCCGAAAGGGCTCTGGCGGCGCAACACGATGAACGGCGCGACCGCGAACGCACTCGTTTCCGACGATCTGACGGACCTGGGCGACGGCGCCTGCTTCAACGACGCCCGC
It includes:
- a CDS encoding molybdopterin-dependent oxidoreductase, whose protein sequence is MVHFRMPAEEDLTWGRSTVETACPLDCPDSCSLAISLERGQITKIDHSPRYAGTNGFICSKVRRFDRRIYGEERLLHPGSRRGAKGEASFNRITWDQALETIAGRMRAIRDKFGAEAILPLSYGGSNGLLSQDTNDARLFRAFGTSRLARNVCAAPTTTVTGALYGRMAGVAYEDYRHARLIVIWGANPSTSGFHLVPHVRQAARDGATVVVIDPRRTPLAKRADIHLAARPGTDVAIALAIHRFLFEHGFADEQFLSAWTHHADELRQRASEWTFERAAAVAEVDPDLLEKVAELYAETSPAVIRCGWGLERNRNGGNAALAVLALPAVGGKFGVRGGGYSMSSSRAMPLSEEAWIETGEPDTRLVNMNQLGRALTESDDPPVKMLFVYNCNPLATMPAQNRVLAGLKRDDLFTVVFDQVMTDTARWADVILPATTFLEQYDLALGYGHGAVQLVQPVIEPVGESRPNVEVFAELAARLGIEIGELLQSDTGTLMHVAGALPDNAGEELLSRGITRGGSPAAPVQFVDVFPRTPDGRIDLLPAVLERSAPLGLYRFRPEPAPDRYPLALISPATDKTVSSTLGELRTRQARLQIHPRDADARDLSTGDVARVFNDEGEMHCAVTVDPDVKPGVVSLPKGLWRRNTMNGATANALVSDDLTDLGDGACFNDARVDVTRVVTAELGGHNIAIWTGPAPQKRVH